The genomic DNA GGGTGATCTGCCCGGTGACGTCGAGGCGCGCGACGGAGAGCGCGAGGCACAGCGCCTTCAGGGTCTCGCCGCCGGCCACCAGCAGCGTGCCGGGCCGCGGGACGCGGTCGATCACCCCCGCGAAGGTCCCGGCGATCCGCGCCGCGGCCTCCTCCCGGGCGGTGCCCTCGGGCAGCGCGAGGCTCGCCAGGACGACGCCGTCCCGGTCGAGGCGCGCGGCCACCGCGCCGGCATGGTCCGGATGGCGCGCCGACAGGACGAGGTGGTGGGGGCCGCAGGCCGCGAGCTGCGCCGCGGTCTCGGGCCGGTCCGAGCCGAACAGCCCGAGGACCGGGCCGGCGAGCCGGTCGTCGCCCGGCGCCGCCACGCCGCGCGCCAGGGCCGCCGCGAGGCCGCCGCTGCCGCACCAGAGCACCGGTCCGTCGCCGCCGAGATCCGCGACCCGGGCGAGGTCGGCGTCGCTCGCCGCGTCGTAGACGGCGACGCCCGCCACGGGGCCGTCGGAGACGTCGGCCCGGCGCGCCGGCAGCCCGACCGCCCGCAGGGCCTCGGCGATGTCGCCGGAGACCGGCTCGAAGCCCGCGCCGCGCCGGGCGAGCTGCCGCCCGCCCTCCGTGCGGCGTCCCTGATACGGGAAGGCCGGCGCCACCACGCAGCGCTTCCAGGCCCCGGCGCGCAGCACGGCCGCGAGTTCGGCCGCCCAGGGGCCGCGCAGCAGGCTGTCGACCTTCTTGAAGGCGATGTCGGCCCCGTCCAGCCGGGACGCGAGGGCGCCGACGATCCGGTCGGCCTCCGCGGCCGAGCCTTCCCGGGTGCCGGAATCGATCGCCAGGCAGCCGAATCCGTCCCCCGCCAGGATCTCCGGCCACGCCACCGGGATCGACCCGCACAGGCCGGTGAAGCCCGCGGCCGTGTCGAGGGTGCCGGTGAGATCGTCGGCGATGAGGCGCAGGCGGGTCATGTCGGGCGGATCATGGCGGGAGCCGCGCCGGCCGCGCCCCCGGCCGAGCGCGGCTCGCGTTCTCGTTGTCAGGTTGTCGCGCGGCATACCGACCGGCCGGCGCGGCGGCAAGCGGGCGGCCCCGCGCCGCGGATCGACCGCCGCCCGGCGAGGCCGCCGGGTCTGGGGAGCCGGAGAGGGACGGGGACGTCGCTGACGACATCCGGGACGCCGCCGCGGATCGTGCCGGGCCCCGCCCAGTCAGGGATGGGCCTGCCCCGTGGCCAACACGTGCACCGGTCCGGCCGCGCGTTGCGCGGACTCGTCGAAAGGTTGTAGCAGCCCGCCCGGGGGGCAAGTGGGTGCCGGGGCTCGGGACGGGGCGGCACCGGAAGGGCAACCCATGCAGATTCCCATCAAGCGCTCCCTGGAGCGCGTGCCCGGCGGCCTGATGGTGGTGCCGCTGTTCCTCGGCGCGATCCTCCACACGCTCTTCCCGGACACCGCGACCTTCTTCGGCTCGTTCACCGGCGCGCTGTTCAACGGCGCCCTGCCGATCCTGGCGGTCTTCTTCGTCTGCATGGGCGCGGGCATCGACTTCCGCGCCGCCCCGGCGATCGCCCGCAAGGGCGGCGTCCTGCTGGCCGCCAAGGTCGGCGTCGCGGCGATCATGGGCGTGGTGTTCGGGCAGATCCTCGGCGAGGCGCCGGTGGTCGGGGGCGCCTTCGCGGGGCTGTCGACGCTGGCGATCGTCGCCGCCATGAACGACACCAACGGCGGGCTCTACCTCGCCCTGATGGGCCAGTTCGGCCGCCCGAAGGATGCGGGCGCCTACGCGATCATGAGCCTCGAATCCGGGCCGTTCCTCACCATGGTGACGCTCGGGCTGGCGGGCCTGTCGGCCTTCCCGTGGCCGACCCTGGTGGGCAGCATCCTGCCGCTGCTGATCGGGATGATCCTCGGCAACCTCGACCGCGACATGCGCGCCTTCCTGTCGGGAGCGGCACCGGTGATGATCCCGTTCTTCGCCTTCGCCCTCGGCTTCGGGCTCGACCTCGCCAAGATCTGGCAGGCGGGCCTCCTCGGCATCGGCCTCGGCGTGGCGGTGGTGGCGATCACCGGGGCCGCCCTGTTCGTCGCCGACCGGCTCACCGGGGGCAACGGCGTGGCCGGCGTCGCCGCCGCCTCGACGGCCGGCAACGCCGCCGCCGTGCCGGCGATCATCGCCGCCGCCAACCCGGCCTACAAGGAGGCCGCCGGTCCCGCCACCGTACTGGTGGCGGCGAGCGTGGTGGTCACGGCGCTGCTCGTGCCGCTGCTGACCGCCTTCGTGGCGGGGCGGGTCCGTCCGGACGCGGCCGAGGAGGATCCGGCACCGGTTCCCAGCCCCGCGCCGACCGCACCCTGACGTCTCGCGCGGGCCGGCCGCGCGTCCCGCGCGACCGGCGGCAACCGAAGTCTCCGAGTCCGGTTGTCCTTCCAGGAAGCGCGGCACGGCCGCGTCTCACGGCGAACCGGAGCGGGCACCGCATGTCGACCGAATCGAGAGGCAAGACGCATATCGACATCTACGACCGCGCCACCCGCGAGGAGTGGGCGCAGCGTTTCGGCGTCAGCGAGGAGAGGCTGCGCAAGGCGGTGACCATGGTCGGCAGCCGGATCACCAGCATTGCCGCCTATCTCGACAAGCCGGCCGCCTGAGACCGGCGTCATGGAAGTGCCCCCCGATTTCCGCCCGCCTCCGGATCATCCGATGGCGGGGACACAGGCGCACGGATCCGCGTCCGGGTCTGGGTCCGAGTCCGGCTCCGCGCCGGGACACGCGTCCGGGACCGACGAGGCGGCACCGCAGCCTTCGGCGCGGTCCTCCGACGCGATCACGTTCGAGCAGATCCGCGAGCGGGCCTACGAGCTCTGGGAGCGCAATCACAGGCCCGAGGGCTTCGAGATCGAGTTCTGGCTGCTGGCCGAGCGGGAATTGCGCAAGGAGCGCGATCGCCGGAAGGCCAACGCGGCGCCGGCCGCGCCGCGGTCCGATCCGCCGCCGGCCTGACGGTCTCCGACCTTGATCCGAGACGGCCCCGGGTCACGGCGGACCCGGGGCCGGACTCAACTTCAGGCCTCGATCGCCGCCCGGGCTTCCTTCACCGCCGCCTCGAAGGCGACGAACGCCGTGGTCGCCGAGTCCCAGGTCTGGCTGCGCACGTGGCGGACCAGGGCGGCCGCCTGCTCGCGGGCCTGCGCCAGGGGCTTCTCGATGGCGGCCGGCCGCGTCGCGTCGGCGGGGATCCCCTCCGGCGGCGTGTCGGTCGAGCGCATGCCGACCAGGGTCGCCGCGATGGCGCGCCGCCACGCGGCGCAGTCCGCCGACAGGCGGATCACCCGCTGATCCGCGGCGGTGCCGGTCTGCCGGTCGAGCAGGGTGCGGCCGAGATCCTCGATCCGTCCGAGCTGCGCGAGGGCGTCGCCGATCTCGCGGCGGGCCTTGTCGGTCCCTTCCGCGATGCGGCCGACGTTCTGGGCGATGTCGCCGGTGGCCTGCATCTGCTGGCCAAGGATCTCCGAGGCCTCGCGCATCTGCGCCGCGACGTTCGCGACGGCGCCGCTCTCCGCCTCGACGCGGGCATTGGCCCGCACCATCGCGGCCGCGCCGGCCTCGACGGCGTTGCGGCTGCGCGAGACGGCGGCCTGCATCGCTGCCATCTCCTCGCGCAGGCCGCTGACCCGCGCCCGGATCTCGTCCGTCGCCTTCGCGGTCTGCGCCGACAGCGTCTTCACTTCGGCGGCCACCACCGCGAAGCCGCGCCCGGCCTCGCCGGCCCGCGCCGCCTCGATCGTGGCGTTGAGCGCCAGCAGGTTGGTCTGGGCCGAGATCGCCGCGATGGTGCCGGCCATCTCCTCGATCCGCAGCGCCGCGGTCGAGAAGCTGTCGAGCCGGCTGCCGATCTCCTCGGTGCCCTCCTCGATCCCGCGCATGCCGTCGGTGGCCCGGTGCAGGTCGCCCACGCAGGTGGCGATGCCGGCCCGGGCCGTCTCGGCCATCTCGGCCGCCGACGAGGAGCGGGCGGCGATCTCACCCGTGGTCGCGGCGAGTTCCTCGCTGGCGGCCGCGATCAGACGGGCCTGCTCGGCGGTGCCGGAAGCGTCGTGGGTCATCCAGCCGATCGAGGTGCCGGCGTCGGACGCGGAGGCGGACAGGCGCGCCAGGAGGGTCAGCCACTCCCGATCGACGGCCAGTTCCGCGACGGGGTTCGGGGCCGTCTCGACCGGCAAGACCGCCGCCGTTTCGACTGGGGCGGTCGCCGTCACCGGGGTTGCTAGCGCGTCAGGGATCTGACGCTGCCGGCGCAAACTGAACATGCGGGCCTCTCCGACACTCTAATCGGAGCGCATGGTCACACGGAACCTTCAACCAATGGTGAAGGATAGACAAGTCTCTCGACAAGCGTTGCGGGGCATCGGTGCAGCGCAACACGTCTACTTCGAGAAGTTGCGCCCCCTGATAGCGCTCTATCAGGGGGCGCAATGCTTCATTCGCCGGTCAGGGCCGCCTTGGTGCGCGACCACCAGCCGGCGCGCTTCGGCCGGTCCGGATCGGACGGCGGCGTCAGCACGATCGCCACGGGCTCGGGCGCCGGCTCGGCGGGAGCGGCCTCGGGCGAGGCGGCCTCGGCCTGCGCGCCGACGGTCGCCCGCTCGGCGGACTCGACCGGGTCCACCGGCAGGTCCACCGCGGTCTCCGTCCGGGTCTCGGCGGCCGCGGCCGGCGCCGCCTCGATCGCCTCGGCCACAGCCTGGGCGCTCACCGGCTCCTCCGCCGACAGGGCGACGACATCGCCCGCGGCTTCCGGCGCGTCGTCCGTCTCGGACGCCTCGCGGGCGCGGCCCTCGCTGCGTCCGCGGCCACCCCGGCGCCCGCGGCGACGGCGACGGCCGCCCTCGTCCTCGGACCGCGCCGCCTCGTCCGAACCCGCCACGGCCTCGTCGGCCTCGCCGGCCTCCGCGGCGACGGCCACGGCGGGAGCCTCGGTCCCGGCCGGCTGCGCGCCGTCCCAGTCCCCGTCGCTGCTCCCCTCGTCCGAGCGGCCGCCGTCCTGCTGGTCGTCCTGCTGGTCGTCCTGATCGTCCTCGCCGCGATCGTCCTCGGCGCGCCCGTCCTCGCCGCGGCCCTCCTGACGACCGCCGCGCCGGCGGCGGCGACGGCGGCGGCGCCGGCCCTCGCCCTCCTCGCGCGACCCGTCCTCGCGGGCCTCGGTGCGGCCCTCGTCGGCCTCGCCCTCGGCGTCGGTCTCGGTCTCGGCCTCGTCGGCCTCCTCGTCCTCGTCGTCGAACTCCATCGCGGGCGAGATCGCCTGGGCGCGCACGCCCGTGACCGGGCCCTCCGCCCGCTGGGCCGGCTCACCGCGGTCGAGCTGGAACGGGGTGGTCGCCGCCAGCCGCTCGTCGGCCGCGATCGTGATCGTCACGCCGAAGCGCACCTCGAGCTCGCGCAGGTGCCCGCGCTTCTGGTTGAGGATGTAGAGCGCGATCTCGGTGCGGGTGCGCAGGACGAGGTTGTGGGAGGCCGACTTGAGCAGCACCTCCTCGATCGAGCGCAGGATGTGCAGCGCCACCGACGCGGTGGCGCGCACGAAGCCCGAGCCGCCGCAATGGGCGCAGGGGATCGAGGAGGATTCGAGCACGCCGGTGCGGATCCGCTGGCGGCTCATCTCCAGGAGGCCGAAGGGCGAGATCCGGCCGACCTGGATGCGGGCGCGGTCGTTCTTCAGGCACTCGTTGAGCTTTTTCTCGACGGCGCGGTTGTTCCGCTTCTCCTCCATGTCGATGAAGTCGATGACGATCAGGCCCGCGAGGTCGCGCAGCCGGAGCTGGCGGGCGACCTCCTCGGCCGCCTCCAGGTTCGTCTTGAGGGCGGTGTCCTCGATGTCGTGCTCGCGGGTGGCGCGGCCGGAGTTCACGTCGATCGAGACCAGGGCCTCGGTCGGGTTGATCACGAGGTAGCCGCCGGACTTCAGCGAGACGTGCGTCGAGAACATCGCGTCGAGCTGCTGCTCGACGCCGAAGCGGGCGAAGATCGGCGTCGAGTCGCGGTAGGGCTTCACGACCTTGGACTGGCCGGGCATCAGCATCCGCATGAAGTCCTTGGCCTCGCGGTAGGCGTCCTCGCCGGCGACCAGAACCTCGTCCAGATCCTTGTTGTAGAGGTCGCGGATGGCGCGCTTGATCAGCGAGCCCTCCTCGTAGACGAGGGCCGGCGCCATCGACGTCAGGGTCAGCTCGCGGACCGACTCCCACAGGCGCATCAGGTACTCGAAGTCGCGGGCGATCTCGGGCTTGGACCGCGAGGCGCCGGCGGTGCGCAGGATGACGCCCATCCCCTCGGGCACCTCCAAGTCCTGCACGACCTCCTTCAGGCGCTTGCGGTCGGCCGCCGAGGTGATCTTGCGGGAGATGCCGCCGCCCCGGCCGGTGTTGGGCATCAGCACCGAGTAGCGGCCGGCGAGCGACAGATAGGTCGTGAGCGCCGCGCCCTTCGTGCCGCGCTCCTCCTTGACCACCTGCACCAGGATGATCTGGCGGCGCTTGATCACCTCCTGGATCTTGTACTGGCGGCGGTAGTGGCGCGGACGCTCGGGGATCTCGGCCAGCGCGTCGCCGTTGCCGCCGACCTGGGCGATCTTGGGCTCGGCGTCGGGATCGTCGGACTCCTCATCGGACTCCTCGTCCGAGTCGTCATCCTCGTCGGACTCGTCCTCGTCGTCCTCCGACTCGTCCTCATCCTCGTCGTCGTCGGATTCCTCGTCGTCCTCCTCGGAGGCCTCGTCCAACGCTTCGGCCGACGGGTCGGCGGCGGTCGGCGCGGTCTCCTCGGCCTCGCTCGCCCCAGCCTCGCTCTCCTCCGTCACGATCGCGTGCGCGGCGGTCTCGTCCGGCGCGTCGGACACGGTCAGCGCCTCCGCCACGGCGATGCGGGCCTCCGGCTCGGAGGGGGCGTCCTCGGACGGGGCGGAGGCGGCGGCGACCGGCTCCGACGCGGCGGGGGCCGCCTGCGCCTCGACCGGCGCGGTCTGG from Methylobacterium oryzae includes the following:
- a CDS encoding four-carbon acid sugar kinase family protein; the encoded protein is MTRLRLIADDLTGTLDTAAGFTGLCGSIPVAWPEILAGDGFGCLAIDSGTREGSAAEADRIVGALASRLDGADIAFKKVDSLLRGPWAAELAAVLRAGAWKRCVVAPAFPYQGRRTEGGRQLARRGAGFEPVSGDIAEALRAVGLPARRADVSDGPVAGVAVYDAASDADLARVADLGGDGPVLWCGSGGLAAALARGVAAPGDDRLAGPVLGLFGSDRPETAAQLAACGPHHLVLSARHPDHAGAVAARLDRDGVVLASLALPEGTAREEAAARIAGTFAGVIDRVPRPGTLLVAGGETLKALCLALSVARLDVTGQITPGLPRSTLRGGRWDGLAVVSKSGAFGTEGVWRDLLHGNGFPRSRSDA
- a CDS encoding 2-keto-3-deoxygluconate permease, with amino-acid sequence MQIPIKRSLERVPGGLMVVPLFLGAILHTLFPDTATFFGSFTGALFNGALPILAVFFVCMGAGIDFRAAPAIARKGGVLLAAKVGVAAIMGVVFGQILGEAPVVGGAFAGLSTLAIVAAMNDTNGGLYLALMGQFGRPKDAGAYAIMSLESGPFLTMVTLGLAGLSAFPWPTLVGSILPLLIGMILGNLDRDMRAFLSGAAPVMIPFFAFALGFGLDLAKIWQAGLLGIGLGVAVVAITGAALFVADRLTGGNGVAGVAAASTAGNAAAVPAIIAAANPAYKEAAGPATVLVAASVVVTALLVPLLTAFVAGRVRPDAAEEDPAPVPSPAPTAP
- a CDS encoding DUF3606 domain-containing protein — protein: MSTESRGKTHIDIYDRATREEWAQRFGVSEERLRKAVTMVGSRITSIAAYLDKPAA
- a CDS encoding DUF2934 domain-containing protein, with amino-acid sequence MAGTQAHGSASGSGSESGSAPGHASGTDEAAPQPSARSSDAITFEQIRERAYELWERNHRPEGFEIEFWLLAERELRKERDRRKANAAPAAPRSDPPPA
- a CDS encoding methyl-accepting chemotaxis protein, whose product is MPVETAPNPVAELAVDREWLTLLARLSASASDAGTSIGWMTHDASGTAEQARLIAAASEELAATTGEIAARSSSAAEMAETARAGIATCVGDLHRATDGMRGIEEGTEEIGSRLDSFSTAALRIEEMAGTIAAISAQTNLLALNATIEAARAGEAGRGFAVVAAEVKTLSAQTAKATDEIRARVSGLREEMAAMQAAVSRSRNAVEAGAAAMVRANARVEAESGAVANVAAQMREASEILGQQMQATGDIAQNVGRIAEGTDKARREIGDALAQLGRIEDLGRTLLDRQTGTAADQRVIRLSADCAAWRRAIAATLVGMRSTDTPPEGIPADATRPAAIEKPLAQAREQAAALVRHVRSQTWDSATTAFVAFEAAVKEARAAIEA
- a CDS encoding Rne/Rng family ribonuclease, which produces MANKMLIDAMHPEETRVVTVHGSRVEEFDFEAANRRQLRGNIYLAKVTRVEPSLQAAFVEYGGNRHGFLAFNEIHPDYYQIPLADRQALLEEEARDAEEHREREERRRRSSSRRSRGRRAEARARGADETVSAEDTHAASESEDQAEIRNESGIDPAVQPDTLSENPEAVQEALASEAAAGDLPEGEPAQAAEPQTAPVEAQAAPAASEPVAAASAPSEDAPSEPEARIAVAEALTVSDAPDETAAHAIVTEESEAGASEAEETAPTAADPSAEALDEASEEDDEESDDDEDEDESEDDEDESDEDDDSDEESDEESDDPDAEPKIAQVGGNGDALAEIPERPRHYRRQYKIQEVIKRRQIILVQVVKEERGTKGAALTTYLSLAGRYSVLMPNTGRGGGISRKITSAADRKRLKEVVQDLEVPEGMGVILRTAGASRSKPEIARDFEYLMRLWESVRELTLTSMAPALVYEEGSLIKRAIRDLYNKDLDEVLVAGEDAYREAKDFMRMLMPGQSKVVKPYRDSTPIFARFGVEQQLDAMFSTHVSLKSGGYLVINPTEALVSIDVNSGRATREHDIEDTALKTNLEAAEEVARQLRLRDLAGLIVIDFIDMEEKRNNRAVEKKLNECLKNDRARIQVGRISPFGLLEMSRQRIRTGVLESSSIPCAHCGGSGFVRATASVALHILRSIEEVLLKSASHNLVLRTRTEIALYILNQKRGHLRELEVRFGVTITIAADERLAATTPFQLDRGEPAQRAEGPVTGVRAQAISPAMEFDDEDEEADEAETETDAEGEADEGRTEAREDGSREEGEGRRRRRRRRRRGGRQEGRGEDGRAEDDRGEDDQDDQQDDQQDGGRSDEGSSDGDWDGAQPAGTEAPAVAVAAEAGEADEAVAGSDEAARSEDEGGRRRRRGRRGGRGRSEGRAREASETDDAPEAAGDVVALSAEEPVSAQAVAEAIEAAPAAAAETRTETAVDLPVDPVESAERATVGAQAEAASPEAAPAEPAPEPVAIVLTPPSDPDRPKRAGWWSRTKAALTGE